ttacgcaattatctttgatacaatgacggctatgtagctagctaagaagaaattgctaagattagacaaatcaaaccgttgtactataatgaaatgtaatgaaatgtaatgaaaagttatactacctgcggaccgaagtgtgTCAAAAAAaaacgtctgaagtttgcaaaagtgcaccttgatcaaatcaaatcaaatcaaatcaaatcaaattttatttgtcacatacacatggttagcagatgttaatgcgagtgtagcgaaatgcttgtgcttctagttccgacaatgcagtgataaccaacaagtaatctaactaacaattctaaaactactgtcttatacacagtgttaggggataaagaatatgtacataaggatatatgagtgagtgatggtacagagcagcatacagtagatggtatcgagtacagtatatacatatgagatgagtatgtagacaaagtaaacaaagtggcatagttaaagtggctagtgatacatgtattacataaggatgcagtcgatgatgtagagtacagtatatacgtatgcatatgagatgaataatgtagggttagtaacattatataaggtagcattgtttaaagtggctagtgatatatttacatcatttcccatcaattcccattattaaagtggctggagttgggtcagtgtcaatgacagtgtgttggcagcagccactcaatggtggctgtttaacagtctgatagccttgagatagaagctgtttttcagtctctcagtcccagctttgatgcacctgtactgacctcgccttctggatgatagcggggtgaacaggcagtggttcgggtggttgatgtccttgatgatctttatggccttcctgtaacatcgggtggtgtaggtgtcctggagggcaggtagtttgcccccggtgatgcgttgtgcagacctcactaccctctggagagccttacggttgagggcggagcagttgccgtaccaggcggtgatacagcccgccaggatgctctcgattgtgcatctgtagaagttcgtgagtgcttttggtgacaagccgaatttcttcagcctcctgaggttgaagaggcgctgctgcgccttcttcacgacgctgtcagtgtgagtggaccaattcagtttgtctgtgatgtgtatgccgaggaacttaaaacttgctaccctctccactactgttccatcgatgtggataggggtgttccctctgctgtttcctgaagtccacaatcatctccttagttttgttgacgttgagtgtgaggttattttcctgacaccacactccgagggccctcacctcctccctgtaggccgtctcgtcgttgttggtaatcaagcctaccactgttgtgtcgtccgcaaacttgatgattgagttggagcgtgcgtggccacgcagtcgtgggtgaacagggagtacaggagagggctcagaacgcacccttgtggggccccgtgttgaggatcagcggggaggagatgttgttgcctaccctcaccacctgggggcggcccgtcaggaagtcagtacccagttgcacagggcggggtcgagacccagggtctcgagcttgatgacgagcttggagggtactatggtgttgaatgccgagctgtagtcgatgaacagcattctcacataggtattcctcttgtccaggtgggttagggcagtgtgcagtgtggttgagattgcatcgtctgtggacctatttgggcggtaagcaaattggagtgggtctagggtgtcaggtagggtggaggtgatatggtccttgactagtctctcaaagcacttcatgatgacggaagtgagtgctacggggcggtagtcgtttagctcagttaccttagctttcttgggaacaggaacaatggtggccctcttgaagcatgtgggaacagcagactggtatagggattgattgaatatgtccgtaaacacaccggccagctggtctgcgcatgctctgagggcgcggctggggatgccgtctgggcctgcagccttgcgagggttaacacgtttaaatgtcttactcacctcggctgcagtgaaggagagaccgcatgttttcgttgcaggccgtgtcagtggcactgtattgtcctcaaagcgggcaaaaaagttatttagtcagcgctactggcaaaatttTCTGTgaacagatgaaactacagttgagttgtttggaaggaacacacaagactatgtgtggagaaaataaggaacagcacaccaacatcaaaacctcatcccaactgtaaagtatggtggagggagcatcatggtttggggctgctttgctgcctcagggcttggacagcttgctatcatctacggaaaaatgaattcacaagtttatcaagacattttgcagtagaatgttaggctatctgtccaccaattgaagctcaaaataagttgggtgatgcaacaggagaATGACCCAAAAAATAAGAAAATCAACAAcaaaatggcttcaacagaaacaaatacgccttctggagtggcccagtcagagtcctgacctcaacccaattgagatgctgtgacatgacctcaagagagcagttcataCCAGACATCCCaataatattgctgaactgaaacagttttgtaaagaggaatggtctaaaattcctcctgaccgttgtggaggtctgatccgcaaccacagaaaacgtttggttgaggttattgctgccaatggagggtcaaccagttattaaatccatgggttcacatacttttcccaccctgcactgtgaatatttacacagtgtgttcaataaagtgTATAattgaaaacgtataattgttttatgttattagtttaagcagactgtttgtctattgttgtgacctagatgaagatcagatcaaagtGTATGAtgaatttatgcagaaatcctggTATtttcaaagggttcacatacctttTTTTCCCACTGTATGTTCTCTCCCTGCTTGAAACGTTACAGCCAAATATCTCACTATTTGCACGTTTTATGGGCAAATGTTAGTTTTTTTAGGGGTGGAAGTAATTTTTTTACACTGGCTGTATTTTTCGTATACTGCCCTGAGCATTAATGTCCAATAATTCAAACTAGTATAATTGTCTTCACTATATGTTGGCTAAACATGGACATGAATGACGTGTCACTATTGTTGTTTCTTGCtaggctgtcacgttctgacctgtatttcctttgttttgtcattatttagtatggtcagggcgtgagttggggtgggcagtctatgtttgtttttctatgatttgggtatttctatgttttggcctagtatggttctcaatcagaggcaggtgtcattagttgtctctgattgagaatcatacttaggtagcctgggtttcactgtgtgtttgtgggtgtttgtttccgtgtctgtgtttttcaccacacggtactgttttgggtttcgttcattccacgtttattgtttttgtattcagttgttcatgtgtccATTTTCgcattaaaagaaccatggacacttaccacgtcgcatattggtcctctgatccttttcgcctcttcttccgaagaggaggaaatcccttacatAGGCACTTGTAGTCTTGTCATGGTTGCTGGGTTCGGGGCAATTTAACACGTTAAAATGACCCTGAGCTAAGTAGCCAAATTATGAAAACAAGTGATAATTAAGATTGTATAAATTATACATGAATTATACAAATACTAAGTTTAGACAGTCTTGAGGTCCTGTAGAGTGCCAAATAAGTTGTAAACAGATATAACCTGGGCACCATCAGACTGTTCAGATGTTATGTATGGCCATGCACAAACATGGGTGTTACTGTAATGATTGGTTATGTACAAAGAAATACTAATATTTCTTGCAAAATCATTACATTTGTCTATCATATTATACAGTAAAAGACAAACTGTCACAAACTGTTACTTGCATCATATGGTGCTAAATGCATCATAcagggatgatttctgtattttgaaagttacatgtCTTGAAAACATGATTGCTTACAAGCAAAACAATgtgggactatgtcaacaatggactaatgaaatgaataccaaaatatagtttttgggtggagttttcctttaagtgGATGTATTGACCCCAACTACTGTTACAATTGCACAGGGGCAAATGTAACGACCAGACTTTTCAGATTAAAAGCAATATTGTGATCTGACCATCTTATGTACAGATATATACATTGTATGAATGATTAGGAGACATATCAGTTTCTTATATAAAAAAATGTCTGTCCTAGTTCAAGTGGTCCCTGAGCGACAGGGTAAAAGACAAAAACTGTTACAATTGCCCCCAGTCTCCCCTAATGCCAAACAGTATTCCAATTAAATTATATTTGGATGTATAGATTTAGATGTATTTAGTCCATTCATGTGGATTTTGAAACAGGGGTCCTCTTGACCTCCAATAGCTTAGATCTACCAGTAGACTGGAAGTGTAAGCAAGAATGTTGCCTTCCTTTCCAAATCGAATCAAACTAGACAGTGAGTTATCTCACTAGGCACATTCTTTGATCCCAAATAAAACCTACACAACAGAACCTAATCAAGTATGCTTAAAAAACAAGATCACAAAAAAGCTACCTGCTATCATATAGATGTAGATTACTCAACAGGTGGATGAAGTTCTCTTAATAAAAACGCATAATCTAATTGAAGACAATAGGGATTTCATGGCAATTATTATGAAGTACTTTTCATTACCTGGAAAGAGAGGCACTTCAACAAATGACATAATCATGTCTGAGCCTTTCTGCTTCCCAGAATCTCCTAGTTGTCAGCATCTAAAATGATCCCTGTCACTCATTGTTTTGAAAATGTGTAGGCTACGAAAAAGCAGCCTACATTTGAGACATCCAACAAGCTACCAAGGAGAGCACTTGTTTGAAACAATCCCTGACTGAAAACAAAGCAGGTGTGTATAAGTGGTGCATCTGCATCTTTATGGGAATAAACAATCAATGGCCACTGTTAGACACTATAGACTCGTGCTCAAGAGGACCAAATCAAGACAGAGTAAATTTGGACCGTTGCCAATACTCTCAAAAACCCTCATCTCATCAGGGCAATCACCActtttttggtaaacagctgagagatagggctggagaaatgtaaccactctcaaattcatagattcaagttatggatgcaaggactgaccacccgTGAGATCAAAATGATCTTAACCATGTTTCGTTTACAATTAcactgtttacaaacattggagttaaACCAGTTTATATTTTGGGCTCTGATGGGGTGAGACAGTTAGTTGAATTAAACCCATGAGggatttataagttatattcctcAAGAATAAATGGCTACAAATGGCTACTTTAAAAGTAAAGAAAATGCATACCAACCCCAGATTTCCACTTTAAGGGTACCACAACAACTTCAACTACCAAGACAACTGAGGCAAGCACACACATTTTCTTCAGaaaatgtatatttaaaaaaaataattacaataaaataacaatattttcaaTAAAATGCGTTTCTTTATTATTGAAAACCAATATTTATTTTGCGCATTGAACTCTCAAGACAGCCAGGGGATGGAGCCCATGTAATCATTCCACAGCTTGTGTTGGTCAAAGTTTCTCTTCACAGTCTTCATTATTAAGTCCATCTTCGACCCATCAGACCACATCCACCTGCCCTCCTTGTCAGTCCCATACAGCCCGATCCAGGTGTACCTCTCTGTAGGGTCTTGACTCATGACCAGCTTCTGGATAAACTTGTGTTCATTCTCACTATGCACTGAGGCCAGGTTTGCTCCCTGAGCCACACAGGAGGATTCGGCCCAATCCAATTGTGAAGCAACGTACTTGTAGCAGTGTCCGCTAAAGCGGTACCATCCCACGTCGCAGGATTTTTGGGATAGCTCTTCCTCCTGGTTTGTCACAGTAAAGTCCTGTTCAGCATCCAACgccagggtgaggagggagaCGATACAGAGGAACACGAACATGGTGCTGAGTGTTGGTGCTGAGTACTGATGGGCAGACACTGGGAGGTGAGCTGGGTTGCAATGGGTCCTGCCATTTTAAAGAGGGCTGGTGGCCATGATATCATTGGTAACTCTTTTACAACTAAGAGTGAATGTTATATAAATGTACTATTGGCTTCAGCTTTTACAGAAGCTGCTTAGTTAATATATTTAACTtcagagcaacaacaaaaaaacaaattcaaaaagtgtaaaaataaataaatagtgttCTTTCTTCACAAAAAGTGTCAGCAGCGCTACAGCCCTTTCAGAAAGGTGTATTGGCATGTGAGCCTGGGGTAATATGAGCTTTGCAACTGTGTTATTCCATTACTTTTTCCAACAAGTGTTGATACCAAGGCTTCTTGACAAACAACACACATATTTGAAAATGAACTTTTGAAGGAGCGGATCTACAGTAAACAATTCTAGCGAGTGGTTAGTGTTATAGTTCTGAGCTCAGTTAAGACAGAACCCACTTTCCCATTGGCCTATATGCTGCATTCAAAACAATTGGAAACTGGGACCTGGTAACTCTCCGACTTccaacttcagtgcgttcaagacaactgggaacttgatAAAAAACTAGCTCGATGGGAAAAATAATTTTGAATGATCGTCCAACTCGGAATCGGAAGTCGGAAACTCTGGCGTCTTTCTAGAGCTCctactttccgacctgaagatcaatgacgtcatgatttgaccttgagtccccagttgtcttgaaagcaccacaaGGCTCAATCTCAGCATTCCCCCAATCCAGCATTCTCACAAGGTCTCATCCAatgatgtatactgaacaaaaatataaactcaacatgtaaagtgttggtccaatgtttcatgagctgaattaaaagatcccagacattttccatttctctaaaatgttgtgcacaatttggtttacatccctgttagtgagcatttctcctttgccaagataatccatacacctgacaggtgtagcatatcaagaagatgattaaacatcttgatcattacacaggttcaccttgtgctgggggcaataaaagtccactctaaaatgtgcagttttgtcacacaacacaatgccacagatgtctaaatttttgagggagcatgcaattggcatgctgactacaggaatgtccaccagagctgttgccagataatttaatgtttatttctctaccataacctGCCTTTTACACagtttcagagaatttggcagtatatccaactggcctcacagatgacgtgtaaccacaccagcccagggccTCCACATCCGGCGTCtttacctgtgggatcgtctgagaccagccaccctgaCAGCTGACAAAACTGTGGGTTTGCTCAACTGAAGCATTTCTGcataaactgtcagaaaccatctcagggaagctcatctgcctgTGGGCGAGagg
This genomic window from Oncorhynchus nerka isolate Pitt River linkage group LG2, Oner_Uvic_2.0, whole genome shotgun sequence contains:
- the LOC115131771 gene encoding galactose-specific lectin nattectin-like encodes the protein MFVFLCIVSLLTLALDAEQDFTVTNQEEELSQKSCDVGWYRFSGHCYKYVASQLDWAESSCVAQGANLASVHSENEHKFIQKLVMSQDPTERYTWIGLYGTDKEGRWMWSDGSKMDLIMKTVKRNFDQHKLWNDYMGSIPWLS